TTTAGGTCAACGCGCTCGCCTCCGGCTCGCGGCCAAACAATCGCTTTGCGCTTCCACTCCCCACTCCCAACTCCTCACTCCATCGTTCCCCCTCTGCGTATCGCCCCCTTGCCAAACTTCCCCGTAATCTGATCCGTCACGCTGTCCATGCGTTTGCGTTTCTCCGCCGCCGCGTCGGTGAACAAGCCCATCTGGGCTTCGCCCGCGATGAGCTGCTGCGCCTGCATCCCGATGAGCCGCACGGGTTGATACGACGACTTCGCCCAGCGGTCGAACAACGTGGACGCCGCCTGCCAGAGCACGTCCGTCGCGTCCGTCGGCGAATCGAGCGCCATCGACCGTGAAATCGTCTGAAAGTCCCCGAAGCGAATTTTCAGCGAGACGCTCCGCGTCATGAGCCCCGCCCGCCGCACCCGCCGCGCCACCTGTTCCACCTGCTCGAGCAGCACCCGCCGCACATCCGACGCCTTCTCCAAATCCTGCCCGAACGTCTGCTCGTGTCCGATGCTCTTGGCCGCCCCGTCCGGCGTCACCGCCCGCTCGTCCACCCCGCGACACAGCCGCATGTACCTTTCCGCGTCGCTCCCAAATCGCCCCTTCATCCATTCCGGGGGCATGCGCTTCAAATCCCCGATCGTCTTCACCCCCGCTGCACGCAGCTTCTCCTCCGTGACTTTGCCGACTCCCCACATCCGCCCGATCGGCAGTTTCTCCAGAAATGTCTCGACCTCTTCCGTCTTCACCACCGTCAGCCCGTCGGGCTTGTTCATGTCCGACGCCAGCTTCGCCAGAAACTTGTTCGGCGCCACGCCCACCGACGCCGTCAACTTCAGTTCCTCCCTGATCCGCGCCTTAAGCTGCGCCGCCATCGATTCGCCTGATCCAAACAATCGCTCGCAGCCCGTGGCGTCGATGAACGCCTCGTCCACGCTGACCGGCTCCACCAAGGGCGAAAACGCATCAAGTATCGCGAACATTTGCTTCGACACCTCCCGATACCGGCTTCCCCGCACCGGCACGACGATCGCCTGCGGACACAACCGCCGCGCGATCGCCATCGGCTGCGCCGAATGACACCCGAACGGCCGCGCCTCATAGCTCGCCGTCGCCACCACGCCGCGCGGCCCGTCGTATCCAATCAAAATGGGCTTCCCCCGAAGCTCCGGCCGATCCAACTGCTCAATCGCCGCGAAAAACGCATCCATGTCCACATGCAAAATGGTGCGCTCGACGGCCATCGTCACATCCGCCGCTTGCGGCTTCGCATCGTCCGCGATTACGTACTGCTCTTCCCTTCATCCCCCGCGATATTCTTGCGCATCAAGGTATCCGCCTGAATGTTGCGGTAGCGCATGTAGTCCATGATCCCCATGTTCCCGCTGCGGAAGCTCTCGGCGATCGCCTTGGGAATCTCCGCCTCGGCGAGAACGACCAGCGCACGGTTCTTCTGAACCTCCGCCTGAAACTCCTGCTCGGCCGCCACGGCCGCGGCGCGCCGCTTCTCGGCCTCCGCCTGGAAGCGCCGCTTGTCCGCCTCGGCCTGATCCGCCTGCAATTTCGCGCCGATGTTCTCGCCGACGTCGATGTCGGCGATGTCGATCGAAAGAATGTCGAACGCCGTCCCGGCGTCGAGGCCCTTCTGAAGCACCGTCTTGGAAATGCGGTCCGGGTTCTCGAGCACGGCTTTATGACTCGACGCCGAGCCGATCGTCGTGACGATGCCTTCGCCGACGCGGGCGATGATGGTTTCTTCGGTGGCGCCGCCGACGAGCCGGGCGATCGAAGCGCGCACCGTCACACGGGCGCGGGCCTTGAGCTGAATGCCGTCCTGCGCGACGGCGTCGATCGTGACGCGGCCGGAATTGGCGCTGGGGCAGTCGATGACCTTGGGGTTCACGCTGGTCTGCACGGCGTCGAAAATATCGCGCCCCGCCAGATCGATCGCGCAGGCCGTGTCCCACGGCAACTCGATTTTCGCACGGTCCGCCGCGATCAGCGCATTGATCACATTCGTCACGCGTCCCCGCCGTCCGCCCACCGCCAGGTAGTGCGTCTCAAGCTGATTCGTCGAGACATGAATCCCGGCTTTGACGGCCGTGATGCGTGCGCGGACGATTTCGTTGGGGTCCACCTTGCGGAACTTCATGCCGATCAGTTCAAAGAACCCGACCCGCGCGCCCGAGAGCAACGCCTGAATGTACAGGCCGAGGTAGTTGAACATCAGCATGGCCAGCGCGAGGCCTAAGATGATCAGGATAATGATCACGCCGTAGAGAATGATCTCACCGAACGCGGCCAGTGTGTATTGCATGGGTGAATCCCCTGTGAGGAGTACGTCGTGCCTGTCATTATGCGCTGTCTGGTCGAGCCGGGCAAACGTCAGAGCGTGCGGCGTTGCGTCAGTTCGTGTACCACTTTGCCGTTCACATCATGCAGGCGCAGCGCGATCGTGCTCGCGCCGGCTTCGGGTTTGAGCGTCAACGACAGGAAACCGCCGCCGACGCGGTGGAATTTGTGAATCTTCGGGTCGTATCCCGGCGATCCGCCGGCGTGCGAATCCGATGCCGCGCCCACCGAAAACTCGACGAGGCCGGTCTTGGGGTGGACCGAGTGATATTGCCAGTGCCGGTCGCCGCAGATGACGAAGAAATGATCGGGGGCATGCTGCTGAATCCATCCTCGGATTTCATCGCCCTCGTATTTGAAATTGTCGTTGGCGAGATTGTCGTGCTTGCCCTTGCGGTCCGGGCCGACGAGCGGCGTGGGGCTCACCAGAATCTTCCATGTCGCATCACTTTCGGCGATCGTCTTCCTGAACCATGCCTTCTGTTCCGCCCCCCAGATCGTCTTGGCCGGGCCGTCGGGCATCGTGTTGGGCGAACGATCGTCGCGCCCCTCCGCGAGCCATATCTGAAGATCGCGGCCCCATCGAATCGTGCGATACGAAGGCCCGCCGCTCATCGGCGCCTGCTGGCGGAAAATCGCCTGACCTTCCGCGAACGTCAGATCGCCCAGCCGCTCGCCCGGCCAGGAATCGTCGCGCAGCGTGTCGTGATCATCCTTGAGCCAGTACGTGCCGAAGTTGCTCGTAAACGAGCGAAGCCGCGGCAAGCTGAACATGCGCTCCCAGTGATAGCGGGCGAGCCGCTCCGTCATCGCGCTCGGCGCTTCGTTGTCGTAATACACCAGATCGCCGGTCAGGCAGGTGAATTTTGGTTCAAGCGCCGCCATCGACGGATAGATCGGATGCCCGTCCGCATGATCGCGGTCGTGATACATCTGACACGTCATGATGCACGCCGTCATGTCCGTCGGCGTCGCGACCGCCATCGCCGTCTCGAATCGCCCGCGCTGCGCGGCGTGCAACACTTTGCCGTCCGGTTCGGCGGTCTGACTTTCGTAGAAATAGACGGAGCCGGGCTTCAAATCCGTCAGGTCGAACTGATGAATGAAGTCGCCGGCCGCATCGACGTCGAACCAGTCGGTTGAGATCGCATCACTCAGATCGTCGCGCAACCCGTAGCGCAGGCGCACGCGTCCCGCCATGCCCGGACACGCCCCGTGCATCGCGTCGACCGCCTCATCCGCGTAATGCTGCGCCTTGTTCGGATTCGCCCGCCCCGTCGGCTCGTCGCCGCCGCTGTTACGTTCCGGCCGCTGCGTCACGCGCGCCCACACGCGGGCGGTCGTCGGCGTCGCTTCGCCGGCGCGCGTGCCCATCGCCTGATGCGCCGCGGCCGACGCCTCGCCGCGCGCAATCGACGGGTCCGTCAGCGATGATCCGTCAATCAGCGAGCCCATCGCCGCGCCCGCCGCGCCGGCGATGAACGTCCGCCGGGAGACGCCGCGTGTTTCGTCACGTCGCGATGCCATGTCGTTCGCCTCGTTGATGGAATCGATATCAACCGCTGACGGCCGCCGCCACGTTTTCGACGTCGACCGGCCGAATGATCCCGCTTTCGGTGATGATCCCGGTGATCAATTCCGCCGGCGTGACATCGAAGGCGGGGTTGTAGACGTTGACCCCCGCCGGTCCGCCCACTTCGCTCCCCGCCCGCTGCTCGATCGGAATCTTTGCCCCGCTTTCGCAGGTCAGATCGAACGTGCTCGACGGAGCGGCGATGTAGAAGGGAATGTGGTGATGTTTGGCGAGCACCGCCACGCCGTAGGTCCCGATCTTGTTGGCGGCGTCGCCGTTGGCGGCGATGCGGTCGGCGCCGGTGATGACAAGCCCGATGCGCCGTTCGCGCATGACCTGCGCCGCCATGGAGTCGGTGATGAGCGTCACGTCGATGCCCGCCTGACTCAATTCCCATGCGGTCAATCGCGCCCCTTGGAGCAATGGGCGGGTTTCGTCGGCGAAGACGCGGAACTTCACGCCCGCCTCATGCGCCAGATACATCGGCGCCGTTGCGGTCCCGATGCCCGCCGTCGCCAGCGCGCCGGCGTTGCAGTGCGTCAATACGCCCGTGTCGGGCTTGATGAGATGCACGGCTTGACGCCCGATGGCTTCGCACATGGCGGCGTCCTGAGCGTGAATCGCGCGGGCTTCGTCGAGCAGGCGCGCCGGGTCATCGGTGTTGAGATTGCGAAGTCGGTCGATGGCCCAGAAGAGATTGACGGCGGTGGGCCGGCTCGTGGCGAGGTAGGCCGCGGCGGCGGGCAAGTCGTCGCTCTGTGCGCCGATGACGCATCCGTACGCCGCCGCCACGCCGATCGCCGGCGCCCCGCGCACGCTCAGATTCCGAATCGCCCGCCACACCGACTCGACATCGCGGCAGTGCAGCTCGGCGAGTCGGCCGGGCAACTGCGTCTGATCGATGAGGCGAAGGTAACCCGTCGCCGCATCGCCGATCCATTCCACCGGACTGGGGCAGCGTGTTGGCATGCGATCATCATACGCCAATCCGACCCGCCTCACACCTCGACCGCGACGCCCGCATGCGTGAACAAGAGCGTCGCACGAATCGCCTTCGGATCCAGCTCGTACATCGCCGCCGCCGCCCTGCGATACGCGGCGATCTGCGGACGGTAGAACTCGGTGATGTCCGTCACATCGTCGGCCGCGTCGGTCTTGAAGTCGATGATGTGCGCGTGCGTCACCTGCCCGTCCATTTCCGTGAGCACCAGCCGGTCGAACAGGCCCGTCATCATCACTTGTCCATCCCGCACGGCGAAGGGCGCCTCGCGCAGTACGCGCACCGCGCCCGCCGGGCGCGTAAGCAATTCGCGCACCGCCGGCTTCTCGACGATCTTCACAAGCACTTCATCCGTGATGACCGCGTCGTCGAGCCATTCGATGCCTTCCAGCAGTTCGTGCGCCTGCGAGCCGTACGCTCGCCCGCCCCGCCCCAGTTGCATCAGCTTCGCCATCTCCGTCGCCGTCCCGCCTTCCATCTGCGACGGCGACCGCCGCTGGAGCAGTCGGCGATGGGGCGAAGCAGGCAGGTCCAGCGTGATCGTGCGAAGCTCGATGCCCGGCGCGGCGTCGTCTCTCTTTTTGGCGCGTCGGTGCCAATCTGCACCGCCGCGCTCCCAGAGCGTCGCCTCCGGCGCGGCGGCATCGAGCGACAGTGCTTCGCGGATGATCCCGGCGGGCGTGAGTTTCGCGTCCTTGTCCGATGGCCGCAGCATCATGTACAGCGCATGCCGCGCCCGCGTCATCGCCACATACAGCACGCACAGCGACTCGCCGAACACCACCCCCGCCGCATGGTCATACACCTGCCGCACATCGTCATCGAGCAGACGCGCCGTCTTGTTGGGATAGCGGATCATCCGACCCGGCGGCTCGTCGGCTTTTTCGCGCGCCCAAAGCAGCGACTGCATCGCGCTCAAGCCCATCGACCCGTCCAGCTCCGGCAGCACCACGATGTCGAACTCGAGGCCCTTGGATTGATGCACCGTCACGACGCGCACGTCGCTCGCCGTCGGGTCCGCCACGCGTTGCCCTTCGACGATGCGCACAAAATCACCCGGCCGGACCGTGGCGTCCGCTTCGTACTGATGCGCCGTCTCGACAAGCTGTCCGAGGCGCAGCACATCGCGCGCATCGCATGATGGACCCAAACGCCGGGCCCATTCGTCGAGTGTCGCCCCGTATCCGTGCTGCATCAGCGATCGCCGCACGTTGAGCGCGATGCGACGCGCCGATGACTCCGACAGATCGTGCAGCCCGATCATCTCGCCCACCGGCGATTTCATCACATGAAACGCCGCCGCCGAATCGCCCGGATGGTCCGCCAGTTTCAAGAGCGAAAGCACGGTCGAAACCGCCGGCGAATCGGTCAGCGGGTTGCCCCCTTCTTCGGAGGCGCGGATGCCGTCGTCACCGCGGCGCAGTTCGTAGATCAACCGGGCGACCGTATCATTGGTCCGCACTAATACGCCGATCGATCGACCGGGGCAATCGCGGGCGATCGCCTTGATGCGCGCGGCGGCGTACGCCGTGTCGATGCACTTGGCTCGCCAACCGCGCCCATCCTCCGGCCCCGTCTCGATGCATACGTATCCCGGCTGCTTTTGGTCGTGCGCCGCGTGCTCACGGAAGCGCGACGCCCACCGCTGCGCCCCTGCGCTGTAATCCGACGGCACCGCCGCATTCGTCGCCACGGATGCGAACACCGCGTTGACCGTGTCGACGACCGGCTGACTGCACCGACGTGTCTTGTCCATCGTCGTCGTGCGGATCTGCGGCCAGTTCTCCTCGAGTGTGTCGAAAATCTCCGCCTGTCCGCCGCGCCAACCGTAAATCGCCTGCTTCACATCGCCGACGCAGAAGAACGACCGCTCCATCCCCGACTGCGACAGAATCTCGCCCGCCATCGGGTGCAGCACGCGCCATTGCTCGAACGACGTATCCTGAAATTCGTCGAGCATCAGGTGCGCGATCCTCCCGTCGAGACGGTAGTACAAGTCGTCGAGGTCGACGCGCTCGCCTCCGTGGGCCAGCTCATGCGTTACATCCGCAAACTGCATCGTGCCCGTCGATCGCCGCATCTTTTCATATTGCCCGTCGAAGCGCTTAAGCAGCTCAAACGTCGCGCGCGTGCGGTCGCGCAGACGGTTGAGCAGCACGTTGCCGGCGTGAATGATCAGCGGTTCGAACACCTCGGCGACGTCGTCGGTGATCTCCTTGCCGCTGTAGCTGTCCTCGCCTGCGAGCATCTTCGCCGCGATGCCGCTTTGAAGCAGTGTCTCCCAATCCTGCAACTGGGCGGCGTGAATCGTCCGCTCCTTGTCTTTTTTCCATGCCGCCACCGGCGTCCCCTTCTGCGTCGTCGGCAAATCCATTTCCGCCAGCGCTTCGATCGCCTTTCGCAATTCTTCGATCGGCCGGGTCGGGCGTTCTTCGAGCCATTGCCACGCCGCCGGGTCCGGCTGCTCGCGATACGCCTGATGCAGCGCCGTGACGACATTCATGATCTGATCGTGCACGCCGCGTTTCACTTCGCCGGGATTGAGCAGGCGCACCAGATTGACGAGTGTCCGAGGGTCTTCGGAGCCGAGGATCGCCCGGACGGCATCGACCTGCATGCGCCGCTGCTGGATCGCGTCGACGATGCGCCACGTCGCCGGCAGGTTCAGCTCCAGCGCGAACGAACGGGCGATGCGGATGAAGAAGCTGTCGAGCGTACCGATGCTCAATCGATGCAGATTCCGTGCGACCTTCGCCAGTAATATCAGCGACGAACCGTCGCCTTTTTCCGCCGCCTCGGCGAGCCGGCTCAGCACACGATCGCTGATTTCCCCCGCGGCCTTCCGCGTGAAAGTCGTGGCGAGAATTCGCTGCGGCGACTCGCCGGCTTTGAGCAGACCGATGAAGCGCTCCGAGAGCTGATACGTCTTGCCGGTCCCGGCGGACGCGCGAATCAACAGCGGTGAGAACGGCTCGCTCATGACTCGTCCTCGCCTTCCGCTTCGTCGCCGGCGGCGATGAACTGCTCCACGCCGCAGATCGCCGCGAAATCGTCGAACACGATGCCCTCGCTCGGCGGCCAGAAGACTTCATCGCGGATCGCCCGGATGATGTCCCGGGCCGTCTCGTCCGCATGGCGCAGATCGTCGTCGGTCCACTCCGCGATCGCCGCCCGCACCAGATGTTCGGACTTGGGCAGGAGGATGTAGCCGAGCCGCACCGCGCCGCGATAGCCCATCGACGCCGCCAGATACCGATACAGCGGCAACTGGAGATCGATCCATTCACCGCTCTTTTTGCGGTGCGCCTTCTCGGGGTCGTCGCCGACGTCGCCCGTCTTGTAGTCGAAGACGACGACTTCGCCGGTGCGTTCATGGACGTCGACGCGATCGATGCGGCCGGTCAGACCCATGGGCTTGTCATCGACGTTGATCGACACGCCATGCTCACGCCGGACAGCGTGCTCCACATGCTTCGTCGCAATCCGCCAACCCTCGCTCGCCCACTCGGCCTGCCATGCGGCGAAGGCATGAAGCCGGGAGCGCAATTGCTCGACCTGCACGCGCACCGCAGGCAGCGCCTCAACGCCGACAAGATGCGCCGCGGCCCGATCCAGCAGTTTGTCGAGCGATTTGGCGATGACCTTGGCGTCGACGGCATGAGCCGCAGGCCCGCGGCCGAATTCACTAAGCACCTCGTGCGCGAGCGAGCCGAACGCCCCGCCGTCCAGTTCCTCGATCTGATCGTCGAGCGTGGTGAGCCCGAGCACGTGACCAAGATAGAAGCGATAGGGACAGGCGATGTACGCACGAAACGCAGTGACGGACAGCGACGTGATCGGCTCGGCGAGCGGGTCCGGCGGCGGCGGCACCTTGAAGGCGCTGGCAACGCCGTGCGGTGAGACGGGGGCGCTGACGAGGCGTGCGGCGGAGGCGTGATGAAACAGGCCGACGCGCCGCGGCAGATCGGCGTCATCGCAGGCGAACATGAGCCGACTCGGCAGCAGCGGATCGCCCTGCGCCCCGCGACGACCGGCGATCAGATGCATCCGCCGGCGGGAGGCGAGCATGGCGGACAAGGCGTAAGCGTCACGGGCGTATCGACGGCGATTGTCGATGAGCCCCAGATGGCGACGCATCGCATCGGGCAGAAATCGGTCGGCATTGACGGACGCGGGCAGGCGGCCTTCGTTGAAGCCGGTGATGATGAGCACGGCGGCGTCATCAAGTTGAAGCTCCAGCGGGCCGAGCAGTTCGATCGCCGCTTCGTCGGCCTCAGGGGCGATCGGCTCGCGCAGGACGGCATGCGCGATCAACATTCGAAGGGCCCGGGCGATGGTGACCGGCTCGTCGAGATCGGCGGGCAATTCGAGCATTTCATCAAGCACCTCGCGCACGCGCTGACACGCTTCGATGATCAGCCGATGCGATTCGACGCCCCGGTCGAGCGGATGACGCCCGTAAAGGCGGATCATCAATTGCGCCAGCGGCGCGGCCCACTGGCGCAGCGGATGCGGCGTGTCGCTCAGGTCCGCGAGCAGACCCACATGCACCGCGTCATACACCGACTTGAGCCGCGCCGCTGTCGATTCCTCACCGAGCCACCGCCCGGTGAGCCGCACCTGAAGGTATCGGTTGTAGTAGTCATCCATCAGCGTCAACCAGTCGTCGATGCCCTCCGCGGCGAGTTGATCGCGCAGGTAGTCTTCGACATCGGGGTGGCGCAGGAGCGTGGCGAAGTCGGTGTAGCGACGATGCTCGAGCCAGTCGGCGAGCGCGGCGAGGAAACGCAGCGGCGAAGTACGAGCGACTTCAACGCCGCCGGCGGAGCGTGCCGCGGCGCCGTGCGCCTTTAAGCGCTGCTCCAGGTGCGGGCCCACTTCATCATCGCACACGCCGATCGTGATCTGATCGGCGCTGACGGGCGGATCGAGGTCGGCGAGATGACACACCACCGCCGCCGCCTGATCGGCGGGACGATCGACGACTTCGATCAGGGCGTCGGGCAGATTGACCTTCACCTCGTGCCAGACATCAATGCGCAGGCAGCCCAGTACATCGAAATCGTCCGTGCGATCGGGGGGCGCGTGAATCAGTGCGATGGCGCGATCGGCGACGGCTTCGATCGCGCGGCGCTGGAGCGTGTTCAGGTCGGCGAGCGCGATGAGCACGAGCGGACCGCCGTCGCGCGGCTTGCCGGTCCGCACGGCGGCGGCGCGATGGGCCTGCAAATCGACGAGTTTGACGCGCTGCAACTCGTCAAAGTAATGCGACTGGATCGCCGCGAGCGCGGCCCAGCGTTCGCCTTCCCGAAAGTCGGGCAGCGACGCGGCTCGATCGGCGACGGCTGCGAAGTCCAAACCATTGGCGGCGACGGTCTCGTAGAGTTGATCGAGTTCACCCGCCAGCGCGTGGACATCGTCGGGCAATTCGGGCACAAGGTCATGAAGAATGTCAACATCGGTGCGGATCAAGGCGCGGGACCATGCCAGCCGCCGAGCGACGTCGCCGGCGGGGTTCATCGGCGGCGGGTAAAGATGGTCGATGATCTGCCCGGCGGTGATGAGGCGAGGCGGGGTGAAAATGGTACGGGTGGCGGCGGCGGATTCAACGAGCAGTTCGAGCAATCGCCGGCCGGCGCGCGAGCCGGGCAGCGCGACGGTGACGTCTCGCATCTGCGGACCGAGATGGCGAAGCAGCCAAGACGCCGCGGCGGGCAGACACGCGGCGTCCCAACCCAGAAATTCACGTCGCATCGGCATCGTGAGAGTGTACCGAAGCCGGCGGGTGACGCCAGTGTGTGCATTGCCCGCGATTTGATACACTATCCGCCCTTATGGCCCGCAAAGCAAAACAAATGACCTATGCCGCCAGCGGTGTGGACATCGACGCCGGCGACCTGATGGTGCAGATGATCCGTCGCCACATGCAGCGGACCTACGGCCCGCGCGTGATCGATCAGCACGGCGGTTTCGCCGGTCTTTTCTCGCTCGATTACCGGGAGAAGCTGCTCAAGCGCCACTACAAGGACCCGGTGCTCGTCGCCTGTACGGACGGCGTGGGCACCAAGGTCAAGCTCGCGGCGCAGATGGGCGTGTATGACACGGTCGGCATCGATCTGGTGGCGATGAG
This sequence is a window from Planctomycetota bacterium. Protein-coding genes within it:
- the mtnA gene encoding S-methyl-5-thioribose-1-phosphate isomerase, producing the protein MPTRCPSPVEWIGDAATGYLRLIDQTQLPGRLAELHCRDVESVWRAIRNLSVRGAPAIGVAAAYGCVIGAQSDDLPAAAAYLATSRPTAVNLFWAIDRLRNLNTDDPARLLDEARAIHAQDAAMCEAIGRQAVHLIKPDTGVLTHCNAGALATAGIGTATAPMYLAHEAGVKFRVFADETRPLLQGARLTAWELSQAGIDVTLITDSMAAQVMRERRIGLVITGADRIAANGDAANKIGTYGVAVLAKHHHIPFYIAAPSSTFDLTCESGAKIPIEQRAGSEVGGPAGVNVYNPAFDVTPAELITGIITESGIIRPVDVENVAAAVSG
- a CDS encoding AAA family ATPase, which encodes MSEPFSPLLIRASAGTGKTYQLSERFIGLLKAGESPQRILATTFTRKAAGEISDRVLSRLAEAAEKGDGSSLILLAKVARNLHRLSIGTLDSFFIRIARSFALELNLPATWRIVDAIQQRRMQVDAVRAILGSEDPRTLVNLVRLLNPGEVKRGVHDQIMNVVTALHQAYREQPDPAAWQWLEERPTRPIEELRKAIEALAEMDLPTTQKGTPVAAWKKDKERTIHAAQLQDWETLLQSGIAAKMLAGEDSYSGKEITDDVAEVFEPLIIHAGNVLLNRLRDRTRATFELLKRFDGQYEKMRRSTGTMQFADVTHELAHGGERVDLDDLYYRLDGRIAHLMLDEFQDTSFEQWRVLHPMAGEILSQSGMERSFFCVGDVKQAIYGWRGGQAEIFDTLEENWPQIRTTTMDKTRRCSQPVVDTVNAVFASVATNAAVPSDYSAGAQRWASRFREHAAHDQKQPGYVCIETGPEDGRGWRAKCIDTAYAAARIKAIARDCPGRSIGVLVRTNDTVARLIYELRRGDDGIRASEEGGNPLTDSPAVSTVLSLLKLADHPGDSAAAFHVMKSPVGEMIGLHDLSESSARRIALNVRRSLMQHGYGATLDEWARRLGPSCDARDVLRLGQLVETAHQYEADATVRPGDFVRIVEGQRVADPTASDVRVVTVHQSKGLEFDIVVLPELDGSMGLSAMQSLLWAREKADEPPGRMIRYPNKTARLLDDDVRQVYDHAAGVVFGESLCVLYVAMTRARHALYMMLRPSDKDAKLTPAGIIREALSLDAAAPEATLWERGGADWHRRAKKRDDAAPGIELRTITLDLPASPHRRLLQRRSPSQMEGGTATEMAKLMQLGRGGRAYGSQAHELLEGIEWLDDAVITDEVLVKIVEKPAVRELLTRPAGAVRVLREAPFAVRDGQVMMTGLFDRLVLTEMDGQVTHAHIIDFKTDAADDVTDITEFYRPQIAAYRRAAAAMYELDPKAIRATLLFTHAGVAVEV
- a CDS encoding DNA polymerase IV: MAVERTILHVDMDAFFAAIEQLDRPELRGKPILIGYDGPRGVVATASYEARPFGCHSAQPMAIARRLCPQAIVVPVRGSRYREVSKQMFAILDAFSPLVEPVSVDEAFIDATGCERLFGSGESMAAQLKARIREELKLTASVGVAPNKFLAKLASDMNKPDGLTVVKTEEVETFLEKLPIGRMWGVGKVTEEKLRAAGVKTIGDLKRMPPEWMKGRFGSDAERYMRLCRGVDERAVTPDGAAKSIGHEQTFGQDLEKASDVRRVLLEQVEQVARRVRRAGLMTRSVSLKIRFGDFQTISRSMALDSPTDATDVLWQAASTLFDRWAKSSYQPVRLIGMQAQQLIAGEAQMGLFTDAAAEKRKRMDSVTDQITGKFGKGAIRRGGTME
- the floA gene encoding flotillin-like protein FloA (flotillin-like protein involved in membrane lipid rafts), whose translation is MQYTLAAFGEIILYGVIIILIILGLALAMLMFNYLGLYIQALLSGARVGFFELIGMKFRKVDPNEIVRARITAVKAGIHVSTNQLETHYLAVGGRRGRVTNVINALIAADRAKIELPWDTACAIDLAGRDIFDAVQTSVNPKVIDCPSANSGRVTIDAVAQDGIQLKARARVTVRASIARLVGGATEETIIARVGEGIVTTIGSASSHKAVLENPDRISKTVLQKGLDAGTAFDILSIDIADIDVGENIGAKLQADQAEADKRRFQAEAEKRRAAAVAAEQEFQAEVQKNRALVVLAEAEIPKAIAESFRSGNMGIMDYMRYRNIQADTLMRKNIAGDEGKSST
- a CDS encoding alkaline phosphatase — its product is MAGRVRLRYGLRDDLSDAISTDWFDVDAAGDFIHQFDLTDLKPGSVYFYESQTAEPDGKVLHAAQRGRFETAMAVATPTDMTACIMTCQMYHDRDHADGHPIYPSMAALEPKFTCLTGDLVYYDNEAPSAMTERLARYHWERMFSLPRLRSFTSNFGTYWLKDDHDTLRDDSWPGERLGDLTFAEGQAIFRQQAPMSGGPSYRTIRWGRDLQIWLAEGRDDRSPNTMPDGPAKTIWGAEQKAWFRKTIAESDATWKILVSPTPLVGPDRKGKHDNLANDNFKYEGDEIRGWIQQHAPDHFFVICGDRHWQYHSVHPKTGLVEFSVGAASDSHAGGSPGYDPKIHKFHRVGGGFLSLTLKPEAGASTIALRLHDVNGKVVHELTQRRTL